A section of the Nitrospirota bacterium genome encodes:
- a CDS encoding site-2 protease family protein has product MTPVPIRFKRPFIKMEELSLIQKIIVMVPPLVFAIVLHEVAHGWVANKLGDHTARDMGRLTLNPISHIDLFGTIIMPLMLFILTDGKFVFGSAKPVPINPYNFKDPKKGMALSSLAGPGVNLSMALLFTVVLRLALPLLHLGAPKTAWDWFALPISLMLTYGVIINVVLAVLNLIPIPPLDGSRVAYWLLPSRQAAAYYRLEPYGMLIILALFGFGILGKVMAPVVGFILMLLLGEKFF; this is encoded by the coding sequence ATGACACCGGTCCCTATCCGCTTCAAAAGGCCTTTTATAAAAATGGAAGAACTCTCCCTGATCCAGAAGATAATCGTCATGGTGCCGCCGCTGGTGTTTGCCATCGTGCTGCACGAAGTCGCCCACGGCTGGGTGGCCAACAAGCTCGGCGACCACACGGCCCGGGACATGGGCCGGCTGACACTGAACCCGATCTCCCATATCGACCTCTTCGGCACGATCATCATGCCGCTCATGCTCTTTATTCTGACGGACGGGAAATTCGTGTTCGGATCGGCCAAGCCGGTCCCGATCAATCCCTACAATTTCAAGGACCCGAAAAAAGGCATGGCCCTTTCCTCCCTTGCGGGCCCGGGCGTCAACCTTTCCATGGCGCTTCTCTTCACCGTGGTCCTGCGCCTCGCCCTGCCCCTTCTTCACCTGGGCGCGCCGAAAACGGCATGGGACTGGTTCGCACTTCCCATCAGCCTCATGCTGACCTACGGAGTTATCATCAATGTGGTACTCGCGGTCCTGAACCTTATCCCGATCCCGCCGCTCGACGGAAGCAGGGTCGCCTACTGGCTGCTCCCGAGCAGGCAGGCTGCAGCCTACTACCGGCTCGAGCCCTACGGAATGCTGATCATCCTTGCGCTGTTCGGCTTCGGCATCCTGGGCAAGGTCATGGCCCCCGTTGTGGGCTTTATCCTGATGCTGCTCCTGGGAGAAAAATTCTTTTGA
- the amrA gene encoding AmmeMemoRadiSam system protein A: MHPLVRLAKETVELYVRNRKVREVGKDELPHEFDEQAGVFVCLKVAGTLRGCIGTFQPTEPTIAQETVRNAVSAATCDPRFPCVSSEELGDIDYTVDVLTQPEPVADKSELDPRKYGVIVQAGNRRGLLLPDLEGVDTVEYQVAIAMQKAGIPPGTPVKLFRFEVKRYH; encoded by the coding sequence ATGCATCCCCTCGTCCGGCTCGCGAAGGAAACCGTCGAACTCTACGTCAGGAACAGAAAGGTGCGGGAGGTCGGGAAGGACGAACTTCCGCACGAATTCGACGAGCAGGCCGGCGTTTTTGTATGCCTCAAAGTAGCAGGGACGCTTCGCGGGTGTATCGGAACCTTCCAGCCAACCGAACCAACCATAGCCCAGGAGACAGTCCGCAACGCGGTCAGCGCCGCCACCTGCGATCCGCGTTTTCCCTGCGTCAGCTCCGAGGAGCTTGGCGATATAGACTATACCGTCGATGTGCTCACGCAGCCGGAGCCGGTCGCTGACAAGTCCGAACTGGATCCCCGGAAATACGGCGTGATCGTGCAGGCCGGCAACAGGCGTGGCCTGCTACTGCCGGACCTCGAAGGCGTCGATACGGTCGAGTACCAGGTGGCCATTGCCATGCAGAAGGCGGGAATCCCTCCCGGGACGCCGGTCAAGCTGTTCCGGTTCGAAGTGAAGCGGTATCATTGA
- the trpS gene encoding tryptophan--tRNA ligase — MTKKRVLSGMQPSGLLHLGNLMGALDNWRKLQDQYECYYFIADWHALTTNYADTSKQRTHVREMVIDWLAAGLDPEKCVIFQQSLVPDHAVLHVLLSMSTPLPWLERVPTYKEKMEQVADKDLHTYGFLGYPVLQAADILIYKANFVPVGVDQLPHLELTREICRRFNGLYGEVFPEPQPLMTEYPKLPGTDGRKMSKSYNNTLNLSDSPETITKKVMQMITDPARIRRQDPGNPDVCPLFALDRIFAPKEWCDYVNVECRRAGIGCVDDKKELLKHLLAYLKPIQDRRKELSAHPEKVTEIMQGGSRKARAIAAETMALVKEAMKL; from the coding sequence ATGACGAAGAAGCGAGTCCTAAGCGGAATGCAGCCGAGCGGCCTCCTGCACCTCGGCAACCTGATGGGCGCACTGGACAACTGGAGGAAGCTCCAGGACCAGTACGAGTGCTATTACTTCATCGCGGACTGGCACGCGCTCACGACGAACTATGCTGACACCTCGAAACAGCGCACCCATGTCCGGGAAATGGTGATCGACTGGCTCGCGGCCGGGCTCGACCCGGAAAAGTGCGTCATTTTCCAGCAGTCCCTCGTGCCCGACCACGCGGTGCTCCATGTGCTCCTGTCCATGTCCACGCCTCTGCCCTGGCTTGAGCGCGTCCCGACGTATAAAGAGAAGATGGAGCAGGTCGCGGACAAGGACCTCCACACCTACGGGTTCCTGGGCTATCCCGTTCTCCAGGCCGCGGACATCCTGATCTACAAGGCGAACTTCGTTCCCGTGGGCGTCGACCAGCTTCCCCACCTGGAGCTTACCCGCGAGATCTGCCGCAGGTTCAACGGCCTCTACGGTGAGGTATTCCCCGAGCCCCAGCCGCTCATGACCGAATATCCGAAGCTGCCCGGCACGGACGGGCGCAAGATGAGCAAAAGCTACAACAACACACTGAACCTTTCGGACAGCCCCGAGACGATCACCAAGAAGGTCATGCAGATGATCACGGACCCTGCCCGGATACGGAGACAGGACCCCGGCAATCCCGACGTCTGCCCGCTCTTTGCGCTGGACAGGATTTTCGCGCCCAAGGAATGGTGCGACTACGTCAACGTGGAGTGCCGCCGCGCCGGCATCGGGTGCGTGGACGACAAGAAGGAGCTCCTGAAGCACCTCCTTGCGTATCTCAAGCCCATCCAGGACCGCCGCAAGGAGCTCTCCGCCCATCCCGAGAAGGTGACCGAAATCATGCAGGGAGGGTCGCGTAAAGCGCGCGCTATTGCCGCGGAGACCATGGCCTTGGTGAAGGAAGCAATGAAGCTGTAA
- the oadA gene encoding sodium-extruding oxaloacetate decarboxylase subunit alpha: protein MPNSKKTAPKKVQIMDTTLRDAHQSLLATRMRTEDLLPIAEVMDSIGFWSVEVWGGATFDTCLRFLREDPWERLRSLKKAFPKTPLQMLLRGQNVVGYRHYADDVVEKFVEKAIENGMNVIRIFDALNDFRNIKSSVKATIKYGGKVEGCLCYTLGPIYNNEVFVDMAKKLEDMGSDTVCIKDMAGLLAPLDAYDLVLKLKKAVGLPIHLHTHDTSAMSVATTLKAIEAGIDIVDCAASSMAGGTSQPPLETIIHIMRGTPRDTGLDLRLVGQVTEHFKSVRRKYNAFESEYTGIDPNAIIYQVPGGMISNLASQLKEQNALGRMEEVMAEVPRVREDFGFPPLVTPSSQIVGTQATLNILTGERYKVVTSEVKNYLKGLYGKPPAPVNEEIRKKILGDEPVVEVRPADLLEPEIEKARRDAGDKARSEEDVISYALFPKIFAEFAELRDKGFPPEEPKKPLVEAPADAGPTLAPSEFMINVHGESYHVKVGGKGHKSEGKRPYFVWVDNQLVEVLIEALVEVVPSEEGMIAPNVGGQSKRPKPKEPGDVTAPMPGTVIRLKVRAGDKVKAGDTVLIIEAMKMENEVHTPVSGEVKEIYVKEGDSVNPDEALVIVR from the coding sequence ATGCCGAACAGTAAGAAGACAGCACCGAAGAAAGTCCAGATCATGGACACCACCTTGCGCGACGCGCACCAGAGCCTGCTGGCCACGCGGATGAGGACCGAGGACCTGCTGCCCATCGCCGAGGTGATGGACTCCATCGGGTTCTGGTCCGTCGAGGTCTGGGGAGGGGCTACCTTCGATACCTGCCTCCGGTTCCTGCGGGAGGATCCCTGGGAGCGGCTGCGCAGCCTCAAGAAGGCCTTCCCGAAGACACCGCTCCAGATGCTGCTGCGCGGCCAGAACGTGGTCGGCTATCGTCATTATGCCGACGACGTGGTCGAGAAGTTCGTCGAGAAGGCCATCGAGAACGGCATGAACGTGATCCGCATCTTCGACGCCCTGAACGACTTCCGGAACATCAAGTCCTCCGTCAAGGCCACGATCAAGTACGGCGGCAAGGTGGAGGGCTGCCTCTGCTATACCCTCGGCCCTATCTACAATAATGAAGTGTTCGTGGACATGGCCAAGAAGCTCGAGGATATGGGCTCGGACACGGTCTGCATCAAGGACATGGCCGGCCTGCTCGCCCCCCTGGATGCCTACGATCTCGTGCTCAAGCTCAAGAAGGCCGTGGGCCTTCCCATCCATCTCCATACGCACGACACGAGCGCAATGTCCGTGGCAACGACGCTCAAGGCCATCGAGGCCGGCATCGACATCGTGGACTGCGCCGCCTCGTCCATGGCGGGAGGCACGAGCCAGCCTCCCCTCGAGACGATCATCCATATCATGAGGGGCACGCCCCGTGACACGGGGCTCGACCTCAGGCTCGTCGGACAGGTGACGGAGCATTTCAAGTCCGTGCGCAGGAAGTACAACGCCTTCGAGAGCGAGTACACCGGCATCGACCCGAACGCGATCATCTACCAGGTGCCCGGCGGCATGATATCGAACCTGGCGTCGCAGCTCAAGGAGCAGAACGCGCTGGGCCGGATGGAAGAGGTGATGGCCGAGGTCCCCCGCGTGCGCGAGGACTTCGGGTTCCCGCCGCTCGTGACGCCGTCCAGCCAGATCGTCGGCACCCAGGCGACTCTCAACATTTTGACCGGCGAACGCTACAAGGTGGTCACCAGCGAGGTGAAGAACTACCTCAAGGGCCTGTACGGCAAGCCGCCCGCGCCCGTGAACGAGGAGATCAGGAAAAAGATCCTCGGCGACGAACCGGTCGTAGAGGTGCGGCCGGCCGACCTGCTCGAGCCGGAGATCGAGAAGGCGCGCCGCGACGCCGGCGACAAGGCAAGATCCGAGGAGGACGTCATCTCCTATGCCCTGTTCCCGAAGATCTTTGCCGAGTTCGCCGAGCTGCGGGACAAGGGCTTCCCGCCCGAGGAGCCGAAGAAGCCGCTGGTTGAAGCGCCCGCAGATGCGGGCCCGACCCTCGCGCCGTCGGAGTTCATGATCAACGTCCACGGCGAGTCCTACCACGTCAAGGTCGGCGGCAAGGGCCACAAGTCCGAGGGCAAGCGCCCCTATTTCGTCTGGGTCGACAACCAGCTCGTCGAGGTGCTGATCGAGGCGCTCGTGGAGGTGGTCCCGTCGGAAGAAGGCATGATCGCGCCGAACGTGGGCGGGCAGTCCAAGCGGCCGAAGCCGAAAGAGCCGGGCGACGTGACGGCTCCCATGCCCGGTACGGTGATCAGGCTCAAGGTCAGGGCCGGCGACAAGGTCAAGGCAGGCGATACGGTGCTGATCATCGAGGCCATGAAGATGGAGAACGAGGTCCATACGCCGGTCAGCGGCGAAGTGAAGGAGATTTATGTCAAGGAAGGCGACAGCGTGAACCCCGACGAGGCGCTGGTGATCGTGAGATAA
- a CDS encoding penicillin-binding protein activator, which yields MPLRRSFSTILALLLLLSFAAALLSTGCAPALPPEPEWEKDAQAMLSEAEGFYARRQYDQAVKTADAFFAQYPRSRHRDRALHLLGDIRLFKRDYRQALSSYKEIIEKYPASPFIPDAKFKLGRCYFELGEYDLAVANLEDRSKITDPAQLRSISEMLSSAYLARKNYAQALKEFGYLADHAANAKQQAGYRDRVREIVDKNLNEDELRKAASGTAYPADIAQLRLAALLIEQRQYRDAVRVSKEFLDRFPSHPEKTRAEMLLNEATTRLTAPRYLVGALVPQTGQLASFGDRVLKGVQLAVHAYNLQEPENRVELIVQDTEGSPDKAVAGLKELAAKGIVAGLGPITAREEDSLAPVLETLHIPFLRPAAGRSGFAVKTSWIFRNALTIDSQAHAAAQYALGMKLRRFVLMYPDDAYGKDLSHLFVRELDRGGEIIATIAYPPDTKDFGPYIRRIMEIDLRSRKVPIPEEEAQRKKLFEEYRPGFDALYLPGYAERVGLLIPQLAFYNITGVALIGSDNWHSPDLIDRASRYVEGAVFVDGFFPESIEAGVRGFVDSYRSAYQEEPDILAAQAYDSAMMIFSLLKEHKDTPQAVRDGLLAMKDYPGITGTATFSGSQEAQKKLFLIRIEDGRFALLTAEK from the coding sequence ATGCCGCTCAGGCGTTCATTCTCCACAATCCTTGCCCTGCTGCTTCTGCTCTCCTTCGCGGCCGCTCTTCTCTCGACCGGATGCGCGCCCGCGCTCCCGCCCGAACCTGAATGGGAAAAAGATGCGCAGGCGATGCTGAGCGAGGCCGAGGGCTTCTACGCCAGGCGGCAGTATGACCAGGCGGTGAAGACGGCGGATGCTTTTTTTGCCCAGTATCCCCGGAGCCGGCACCGGGACCGGGCCCTGCACCTGCTCGGAGATATACGCCTGTTCAAGCGGGACTATCGCCAGGCGCTCAGTTCCTATAAAGAGATCATCGAAAAATATCCAGCCTCGCCGTTCATTCCCGACGCGAAATTCAAGCTGGGCAGATGCTATTTCGAGCTCGGGGAATACGATCTCGCCGTCGCCAATCTCGAAGACCGCAGCAAGATCACCGACCCCGCCCAGCTGAGATCCATCTCGGAAATGCTCTCCTCCGCCTACCTGGCCCGGAAGAACTACGCCCAGGCTCTGAAGGAGTTCGGGTACCTGGCCGACCACGCCGCGAATGCGAAACAGCAGGCGGGATACCGCGACCGCGTCCGCGAGATCGTGGACAAGAACCTGAATGAGGATGAACTCAGAAAGGCCGCTTCCGGTACCGCCTATCCCGCGGACATCGCCCAGCTCCGGCTCGCGGCCCTCCTGATCGAGCAGCGGCAGTACCGCGACGCGGTCAGGGTCAGCAAGGAGTTCCTTGACCGGTTCCCCTCCCACCCGGAGAAGACCCGCGCCGAGATGCTGCTGAACGAGGCAACAACCCGATTGACGGCACCCCGGTATCTCGTCGGAGCCCTCGTGCCCCAGACGGGCCAGCTCGCCTCGTTCGGCGACCGCGTCCTCAAAGGGGTACAGCTGGCGGTCCATGCCTACAACCTGCAGGAGCCGGAGAACCGCGTCGAGCTTATCGTGCAGGACACCGAGGGTTCGCCGGACAAGGCAGTCGCCGGCCTGAAGGAACTTGCCGCGAAGGGAATCGTCGCGGGCCTGGGCCCCATCACCGCCCGCGAAGAGGACTCCCTTGCTCCGGTGCTCGAAACGCTCCACATCCCCTTCCTCCGGCCTGCGGCAGGGCGCTCCGGATTCGCGGTAAAGACCTCCTGGATCTTCAGGAATGCCCTGACCATCGACAGCCAGGCGCACGCCGCCGCTCAGTACGCGCTCGGGATGAAGCTGCGTCGGTTCGTGCTCATGTATCCCGACGATGCCTACGGCAAGGACCTGTCGCACTTGTTCGTGCGGGAACTGGACCGGGGCGGCGAGATCATCGCGACCATCGCCTACCCGCCGGACACGAAGGACTTCGGCCCCTACATCCGCCGGATCATGGAGATCGACCTCCGCTCCCGGAAGGTGCCGATCCCCGAGGAAGAAGCGCAGCGAAAGAAGCTGTTCGAGGAATACCGGCCCGGGTTCGATGCCCTCTATCTGCCCGGCTATGCCGAGCGGGTCGGCCTGCTGATCCCCCAGCTCGCCTTCTACAACATTACCGGCGTGGCATTGATCGGCTCCGACAACTGGCACTCCCCGGACCTGATAGACCGGGCCAGCCGGTACGTCGAGGGTGCCGTTTTTGTGGACGGCTTCTTCCCCGAGAGCATCGAGGCGGGCGTGAGGGGGTTCGTGGACTCCTACCGGTCCGCATACCAGGAAGAGCCGGACATCCTGGCCGCCCAGGCCTACGATTCGGCGATGATGATCTTCTCGCTCCTGAAGGAGCATAAGGACACGCCTCAGGCCGTACGGGACGGTCTCCTGGCAATGAAGGACTACCCGGGCATCACCGGGACTGCGACGTTTTCGGGTTCCCAGGAAGCCCAGAAGAAGCTGTTCCTCATCCGGATCGAGGATGGCAGGTTCGCCCTCCTCACTGCTGAAAAATGA
- a CDS encoding histone deacetylase produces MTFSSPIMTSLAIIRDDRYLEHNAGEGHPESPNRLRVIHDLIDKEFRELPLIQPRLAATDELALVHDPFYIQAVAETEGRSRTQLDPDTGTSSRSYEIARLAAGGLLNAVDVLVSRPSSLASPSSVFAFVRPPGHHAEADHAMGFCLFNNIAIAAAYAKEKHGLKKILIVDWDLHHGNGTQHCFYNDPSVLFFSSHQFPYYPGSGNYDQVGSGAGEGFTVNAPFPTGFGDEEYLRVYSEILKPIALEYKPELVLVSAGFDPYIKDPLGGMGVTGEGFGALSSLVRDIAERTCGGKVLLTLEGGYNPDGLREGVRAVLNAFLKPLQTVSASPAPAADRVIKNVIAHQKKYWKSLK; encoded by the coding sequence ATGACCTTTTCATCTCCGATCATGACCTCCTTAGCCATCATCAGAGACGACCGCTATCTCGAACACAACGCCGGCGAGGGCCATCCCGAGAGCCCGAACCGGCTGCGTGTGATCCACGATCTCATCGATAAAGAATTCAGGGAGCTCCCGCTCATCCAGCCCCGTCTTGCTGCAACCGATGAACTTGCCCTGGTCCACGATCCCTTCTATATCCAGGCCGTTGCGGAAACCGAGGGCAGGAGCCGTACGCAGCTCGATCCCGATACGGGCACGTCCAGCCGCTCTTACGAGATCGCCCGCCTTGCCGCCGGCGGATTGCTCAATGCGGTTGATGTTCTTGTCTCTCGTCCCTCGTCACTCGCCTCCCCGTCATCGGTCTTCGCCTTCGTCCGCCCTCCCGGCCATCATGCCGAAGCGGACCATGCCATGGGCTTCTGCCTCTTCAACAACATTGCGATCGCCGCTGCCTACGCGAAGGAGAAGCACGGCCTGAAAAAGATATTGATCGTCGACTGGGACCTGCATCACGGCAACGGCACGCAGCACTGCTTCTACAACGACCCGTCCGTCCTGTTCTTTTCGTCTCACCAGTTCCCCTACTATCCGGGGTCCGGGAATTACGACCAGGTCGGGAGCGGCGCAGGCGAAGGCTTCACCGTGAACGCCCCCTTCCCCACCGGGTTCGGGGACGAGGAGTACCTCAGGGTCTACAGCGAGATTCTGAAGCCCATTGCCCTCGAATACAAGCCCGAACTCGTGCTCGTCTCCGCCGGGTTCGATCCGTATATTAAGGACCCGCTGGGCGGCATGGGAGTGACGGGCGAAGGCTTCGGCGCCCTCTCTTCCCTTGTCCGGGACATCGCCGAGCGGACCTGCGGCGGCAAGGTATTGCTCACGCTCGAAGGCGGGTACAATCCCGATGGCCTGCGCGAGGGAGTGCGGGCCGTGCTCAATGCATTTTTAAAACCTCTTCAGACAGTATCCGCCTCACCTGCCCCCGCTGCAGACCGCGTCATCAAGAACGTCATCGCCCATCAGAAGAAATATTGGAAGAGCCTGAAGTAG
- the accC gene encoding acetyl-CoA carboxylase biotin carboxylase subunit — MFQKVLIANRGEIALRIIRACNELGIRTVAIHSEADATTLYVKKADEAALIGPGPLAGYLNIYGIIDLAKQLGADAIHPGYGFLSENAEFAQACADASIAFIGPNPSAIREMGLKIEARQKMAGAGVPVIPGTTALHSEEEAVAAAEQIGYPVILKASAGGGGRGLRVCWNANNVRRMLPLAIGEAKKAFGNDAVFIEKYIEEPHHIEFQVVADRHGNVIHLGERDCSLQRRHQKLVEIAPSLILDDALRAAMGATAVAVARSVGYDNVGTVEFLVDRNRNYYFLEMNTRIQVEHTITEEVTGIDLVQTMIRSAAGEKLPVRQEDVVLRGYAIQCRINAEDPLNNFLPATGKITAYYSPGGYGVRIDGNVYRGYTVPPHYDSMLAKLIVRGNTWDETVRRMHRSLSEYVIRGVKTTIPYYKKVMEDPKFISGNFTTSYVEEQAEKLLYRHEKDPNDTAIAIAAAIIAHSKV; from the coding sequence ATGTTCCAGAAGGTGTTGATAGCCAACCGCGGCGAGATCGCGCTCAGGATCATTCGTGCCTGTAATGAGCTCGGCATCCGGACCGTCGCGATCCATTCCGAGGCGGACGCCACGACCCTCTATGTCAAGAAGGCCGACGAGGCCGCGCTGATCGGTCCCGGACCCCTCGCCGGGTATCTGAACATCTACGGCATCATCGATCTGGCAAAACAGCTCGGCGCAGATGCCATCCATCCGGGCTACGGCTTCCTGTCGGAGAATGCCGAGTTCGCCCAGGCCTGCGCCGACGCCAGCATCGCCTTCATCGGGCCCAATCCAAGCGCCATCAGGGAGATGGGCCTGAAGATCGAGGCGCGCCAGAAGATGGCCGGGGCCGGCGTGCCCGTCATTCCCGGCACGACCGCGCTCCATTCGGAGGAAGAGGCCGTTGCAGCAGCCGAACAGATCGGCTACCCCGTGATCCTGAAGGCATCGGCGGGAGGGGGAGGACGGGGCCTCAGGGTCTGCTGGAACGCGAACAACGTGCGCAGGATGCTTCCCCTGGCGATCGGCGAGGCGAAGAAGGCCTTCGGCAACGACGCCGTCTTCATCGAAAAATACATAGAAGAGCCGCACCACATAGAATTCCAGGTCGTGGCGGACAGGCACGGCAACGTGATCCACCTCGGCGAACGCGACTGCTCGCTCCAGCGAAGGCACCAGAAGCTCGTCGAGATCGCGCCGTCGCTCATCCTCGATGACGCACTGCGGGCCGCCATGGGCGCGACCGCGGTCGCGGTCGCCAGGTCCGTGGGCTATGACAACGTGGGCACCGTGGAGTTCCTGGTGGATAGGAACAGGAACTATTATTTCCTCGAGATGAACACGCGCATCCAGGTCGAGCATACGATCACCGAGGAGGTGACCGGCATCGACCTGGTCCAGACCATGATCCGGAGCGCGGCGGGCGAGAAGCTTCCAGTCAGGCAGGAGGACGTCGTCCTGCGCGGCTACGCCATCCAGTGCCGGATCAACGCCGAAGACCCCCTGAACAACTTCCTGCCCGCAACGGGCAAGATCACGGCCTACTACTCGCCCGGCGGGTACGGCGTGCGCATCGACGGCAACGTGTACCGCGGCTATACCGTGCCGCCCCATTACGACTCGATGCTGGCCAAGCTCATCGTGCGCGGGAACACCTGGGACGAGACCGTGCGCAGGATGCACCGGTCCCTCAGCGAATACGTGATCCGCGGGGTCAAGACCACCATCCCCTATTACAAGAAAGTGATGGAGGACCCAAAGTTCATCTCCGGCAACTTCACGACGAGCTATGTGGAGGAGCAGGCTGAGAAGCTTTTGTACCGGCACGAGAAGGACCCGAACGACACGGCCATCGCGATCGCGGCCGCGATCATCGCCCATTCGAAGGTCTAA
- a CDS encoding polyprenyl synthetase family protein — translation MITTIQDVLKEFKSDMERMEHRIHESLGTDVPLIQQVSTYILGAGGKRFRPLLHLLSARLCGCRDHNAEYTIGGVVEFIHTASLLHDDVIDEAKIRRGKSAANSLWGNQASILVGDYLYSKALYHGVRLQNQRVMDVLSETTTTMSEGEVLQLMQIQNLDITEADYFKLVECKTGVLIAASCRLGAIISKAPLSQEDALSAYGKKLGLAFQITDDTLDYAADQKRLGKVLGKDLQEGKVTLPLIYLQRKAEPGERERLKDILAAGSITDEDLTYTLGLMVKYGTVEESLSLAQAFSDQAKAELGIFPDSPPRQALMALADYVVQREM, via the coding sequence ATGATAACCACCATTCAAGACGTCCTGAAAGAGTTCAAATCCGACATGGAGCGCATGGAGCACCGGATCCATGAAAGCCTCGGCACGGACGTTCCCCTTATCCAGCAGGTCAGCACCTACATCCTCGGCGCGGGCGGCAAGCGGTTTCGGCCGCTCCTGCACCTGCTCTCGGCCCGCCTCTGCGGCTGCCGGGACCACAACGCGGAATACACCATCGGCGGCGTCGTGGAATTCATCCACACGGCCTCGCTCCTGCACGACGACGTGATCGATGAGGCCAAGATCCGTCGCGGCAAATCCGCCGCAAACTCCCTCTGGGGCAACCAGGCCAGCATCCTCGTCGGCGACTACCTGTACTCGAAAGCCCTCTACCACGGGGTCCGGCTTCAGAACCAGCGGGTCATGGATGTCCTGTCCGAGACCACGACCACCATGTCCGAGGGCGAGGTCCTGCAGCTCATGCAGATCCAGAACCTCGACATCACCGAGGCTGATTATTTCAAGCTCGTCGAGTGCAAGACCGGCGTATTGATCGCAGCTTCCTGCCGTCTTGGCGCGATCATCAGCAAGGCGCCCCTGTCGCAGGAGGACGCCCTGTCCGCCTACGGGAAGAAGCTCGGGCTGGCGTTCCAGATCACCGATGACACGCTTGATTACGCCGCCGACCAGAAACGGCTCGGCAAGGTGCTGGGCAAGGACCTGCAGGAAGGCAAGGTGACCCTTCCCCTCATCTATCTGCAGAGGAAGGCGGAGCCCGGGGAACGGGAGCGGCTCAAGGATATCCTGGCGGCCGGGAGCATCACCGACGAGGACCTCACCTACACACTCGGCCTGATGGTAAAATACGGCACCGTCGAAGAATCGCTCAGCCTGGCGCAGGCTTTTTCGGACCAGGCAAAAGCGGAACTCGGCATATTCCCCGATTCGCCGCCGCGCCAGGCATTGATGGCGCTCGCGGATTACGTGGTGCAGCGGGAGATGTAA
- a CDS encoding integrase arm-type DNA-binding domain-containing protein has product MPKRIVPLSDPKIKKAKPQKKQVTLFDGGGLFLLVTPTGGKLWRFKYRFANKPRLLSFGSYPEISIATARKKREEARMLIANGIDPGQVRKAQKAAGIATTENSFEVVAREWHEKFYDRWTPGHAATLMKRLEREVFPWIGAKPIGEVRAPELLSVLRRVESRGTLDTAHRIKILAGQVFRYAIATGRAERDPSADLKGALPPKRQEHLAAVTEPKEAAALLRAIDGYSGSFIVKCALQLGALFFVRPGELRHAEWSEMDLDAGIWAIPGPKMKMKQPHIVPLSRQAKEILESLKPLTGSGRYVFPSHRSTLRAMSNNAILAALRRMGYTKDEMTGHGFRAMARTILDEVLHVRVEYIEHQLAHTVRDPNGRAYNRTAHLDERKKMMQQWGDYLDGLKSGAKILPFPKVAG; this is encoded by the coding sequence ATGCCGAAGCGTATTGTTCCCCTGTCTGATCCAAAAATCAAGAAAGCGAAACCTCAGAAGAAGCAAGTCACGCTTTTTGACGGCGGAGGATTATTTCTCCTCGTAACGCCGACGGGCGGCAAGCTCTGGCGCTTCAAGTATCGCTTCGCGAACAAGCCAAGACTTCTCTCCTTCGGCTCTTATCCTGAAATCTCCATTGCCACTGCCAGAAAGAAGCGCGAAGAAGCGAGGATGCTCATTGCAAACGGCATCGACCCTGGCCAGGTGCGCAAGGCGCAGAAGGCCGCAGGCATCGCAACCACGGAAAACAGTTTTGAGGTCGTGGCGCGGGAATGGCATGAGAAGTTTTACGACCGGTGGACGCCCGGCCATGCGGCTACATTAATGAAGCGTCTTGAGCGGGAGGTATTCCCTTGGATTGGAGCAAAGCCTATCGGTGAAGTGAGAGCCCCTGAGTTGCTGAGTGTTCTCCGGCGTGTGGAGTCGAGGGGCACGCTCGACACAGCGCACCGAATCAAGATCCTCGCCGGGCAAGTATTCCGTTACGCGATCGCTACCGGCAGGGCCGAGCGCGATCCCTCGGCAGACCTGAAAGGTGCGCTTCCGCCGAAAAGACAAGAACACCTTGCGGCAGTCACGGAGCCGAAAGAGGCGGCGGCTCTTCTCCGGGCTATCGACGGCTATAGCGGCTCGTTCATTGTGAAATGCGCGTTGCAGCTTGGCGCGTTGTTCTTTGTGCGTCCAGGAGAACTGCGTCACGCCGAATGGTCTGAAATGGATCTTGACGCAGGCATCTGGGCAATCCCCGGCCCCAAGATGAAGATGAAACAGCCTCACATCGTACCGCTGTCGCGTCAGGCCAAAGAAATCCTGGAATCTTTGAAGCCGCTTACGGGCAGCGGGCGGTATGTGTTCCCGAGCCACCGTTCGACATTGCGGGCGATGAGTAACAACGCTATTCTTGCCGCGCTGCGTCGTATGGGATACACCAAAGACGAAATGACCGGCCACGGATTCCGGGCCATGGCCCGCACGATCCTCGACGAAGTCCTCCACGTCCGGGTTGAGTACATCGAGCATCAGCTCGCGCATACGGTTCGTGATCCGAACGGCAGGGCATACAACAGGACCGCGCACCTTGACGAACGGAAGAAGATGATGCAGCAGTGGGGCGATTATCTGGACGGGCTCAAGTCAGGGGCGAAGATTCTTCCGTTTCCGAAAGTGGCAGGGTGA